In a single window of the Anguilla rostrata isolate EN2019 chromosome 4, ASM1855537v3, whole genome shotgun sequence genome:
- the mtfr1 gene encoding mitochondrial fission regulator 1 isoform X1 produces the protein MTREHAGIEMDLAFGSVKPYGSSRSIVRRIATSLPLKPCPRVHFQLHPYTEGASSLNSSAEQNGFVASLADVAWIERGAGDTPARLRSGAEAEAEPGFIFRSHQRPASRPLKRQRSLPSLHQEALEPQAPAFPNQEAIQKISALETELAKLRAQIAQIVLAQEQTAQPAVAAQAGPAAAPAPPGGAPPPPPPPPPPPPPPLPPPPPPGLQRSVSAIDLIRERRGKKTSTQTALDPGPKQPEIPSMLDVLKDMGKVKLRSVKSRPEDGLAKPKPSDPTDAASLIAEALKRKFAHRYRSESWSESWSESDFGHPAPRAESPPNTPVFGQHMLKPTGKKKLL, from the exons ATGACCAGGGAACATGCTGGAATCGAAATGGACCTC GCTTTTGGATCAGTTAAGCCTTATGGGTCCTCTCGGAGTATAGTTAGAAGAATTGCTACGAGCCTTCCTCTGAAACCTTGCCCTCGTGTTCACTTTCAG CTTCATCCTTATACCGAAGGTGCCAGCAGTCTCAACAGCTCCGCTGAGCAGAATGGGTTTGTGGCCTCGCTCGCGGATGTGGCCTGGATCGAGAGGGGTGCGGGCGACACCCCCGCCAGACTCCG GTcgggggcggaggcggaggcggagcctgGGTTTATTTTCCGCTCCCACCAGCGCCCGGCTTCCAGACCTCTGAAGAGACAGCGGTCTCTGCCCTCCTTGCACCAGGAGGCGCTAGAGCCCCAGGCTCCGGCATTCCCCAACCAGGAGGCCATTCAGAAGATCAGCGCCCTGGAGACTGAGCTGGCCAAACTCCGGGCTCAGATAGCACAGATCGTATTGGCCCAGGAGCAGACCGCCCAGCCTGCTG TAGCTGCACAAGCTggacctgctgctgccccaGCCCCACCTGGAGGGGCTCCACCCCCgcctccaccaccccctccccctccccctccccctctacccccaccaccaccccccggCCTTCAGCGGAGCGTTTCGGCCATCGACCTCATCAGAGAGCGCCGCGGGAAGAAGACGTCGACGCAGACCGCGCTCGACCCCGGGCCCAAGCAGCCGGAGATTCCCAGCATGCTCGACGTGCTGAAGGACATGGGCAAAGTCAAGCTGCGCTCCGTCAAGAG tcggCCAGAGGACGGCCTTGCCAAGCCGAAGCCCAGCGACCCCACGGACGCGGCCTCTCTCATTGCGGAAGCTTTAAAGCGCAAGTTTGCTCACCGGTACCGGAGCGAGAGCTGGAGCGAAAGCTGGAGCGAGAGCGACTTCGGGCACCCCGCTCCCAGAGCGGAGtctcccccaaacacccccGTG tttGGACAGCACATGTTGAAGCCCACGGGGAAGAAGAAGCTCCTTTAA
- the mtfr1 gene encoding mitochondrial fission regulator 1 isoform X2, whose product MTREHAGIEMDLAFGSVKPYGSSRSIVRRIATSLPLKPCPRVHFQLHPYTEGASSLNSSAEQNGFVASLADVAWIERGAGDTPARLRSGAEAEAEPGFIFRSHQRPASRPLKRQRSLPSLHQEALEPQAPAFPNQEAIQKISALETELAKLRAQIAQIVLAQEQTAQPAAAQAGPAAAPAPPGGAPPPPPPPPPPPPPPLPPPPPPGLQRSVSAIDLIRERRGKKTSTQTALDPGPKQPEIPSMLDVLKDMGKVKLRSVKSRPEDGLAKPKPSDPTDAASLIAEALKRKFAHRYRSESWSESWSESDFGHPAPRAESPPNTPVFGQHMLKPTGKKKLL is encoded by the exons ATGACCAGGGAACATGCTGGAATCGAAATGGACCTC GCTTTTGGATCAGTTAAGCCTTATGGGTCCTCTCGGAGTATAGTTAGAAGAATTGCTACGAGCCTTCCTCTGAAACCTTGCCCTCGTGTTCACTTTCAG CTTCATCCTTATACCGAAGGTGCCAGCAGTCTCAACAGCTCCGCTGAGCAGAATGGGTTTGTGGCCTCGCTCGCGGATGTGGCCTGGATCGAGAGGGGTGCGGGCGACACCCCCGCCAGACTCCG GTcgggggcggaggcggaggcggagcctgGGTTTATTTTCCGCTCCCACCAGCGCCCGGCTTCCAGACCTCTGAAGAGACAGCGGTCTCTGCCCTCCTTGCACCAGGAGGCGCTAGAGCCCCAGGCTCCGGCATTCCCCAACCAGGAGGCCATTCAGAAGATCAGCGCCCTGGAGACTGAGCTGGCCAAACTCCGGGCTCAGATAGCACAGATCGTATTGGCCCAGGAGCAGACCGCCCAGCCTGCTG CTGCACAAGCTggacctgctgctgccccaGCCCCACCTGGAGGGGCTCCACCCCCgcctccaccaccccctccccctccccctccccctctacccccaccaccaccccccggCCTTCAGCGGAGCGTTTCGGCCATCGACCTCATCAGAGAGCGCCGCGGGAAGAAGACGTCGACGCAGACCGCGCTCGACCCCGGGCCCAAGCAGCCGGAGATTCCCAGCATGCTCGACGTGCTGAAGGACATGGGCAAAGTCAAGCTGCGCTCCGTCAAGAG tcggCCAGAGGACGGCCTTGCCAAGCCGAAGCCCAGCGACCCCACGGACGCGGCCTCTCTCATTGCGGAAGCTTTAAAGCGCAAGTTTGCTCACCGGTACCGGAGCGAGAGCTGGAGCGAAAGCTGGAGCGAGAGCGACTTCGGGCACCCCGCTCCCAGAGCGGAGtctcccccaaacacccccGTG tttGGACAGCACATGTTGAAGCCCACGGGGAAGAAGAAGCTCCTTTAA
- the pde7a gene encoding high affinity cAMP-specific 3',5'-cyclic phosphodiesterase 7A isoform X4 yields the protein MGIALIWSLIVVLIRWIFSKRRGAISYDSSDQTALYIRMLDVRVRSRVGFEPERRGSHPYLSIDFRILHSQPESAGPVSARKIRRLLSFQRYLHSSRACRGVTPQNPLHILDHDYTGQAKCMLEKVGSWNFDIFLFDRLTNGNSLINLTFHLFNLYGLTELFQLDMVKLRRFLVMVQEDYHRQNPYHNAVHAADVTQAMHCYLKEPKLSKSLTSCDILLGILAAATHDLDHPGVNQPFLIKTNHYLAALYQNTSVLENHHWRSAVGLLRESGLFSHLPSEDRLDMERQLGSLILATDISRQNEYLSKFREHLDREDLCLANAGHRHFVLQMALKCADICNPCRPWELSKQWSEKVTEEFFHQGDIEKKHKLEVSPLCDSQMNSVGKIQIGFMTYVVEPLFAEWARFSDTRLSRTMLGYLGLNKASWSGLLQERAGAAEGTDSAATATAPTPADDTNSKVLPQGSKES from the exons ATGTGAGAGTGAGAAGCCGGGTTGGCTTTGAACCAGAACGAAGAGGCTCTCATCCCTACCTGTCCATCGATTTCCGAATTTTGCACT CGCAGCCCGAATCTGCAGGGCCCGTCTCTGCCCGGAAGATCCGCAGGCTGCTCAGCTTCCAGAGGTACCTGCACTCCTCCCGCGCGTGTCGCGGTGTGACCCCCCAGAACCCCCTCCACATCCTGGACCATGACTACACCGGCCAGGCCAAG TGTATGTTGGAGAAGGTTGGGAGCTGGAATTTCGATATATTTCTTTTTGATAGATTAACAAATG gaAATAGTCTTATCAACTTGACATTTCATTTGTTCAATCTGTATGGATTAACTGAGCTCTTCCAATTAGATATGGTAAAGCTTCGTAGATTTTTAG TGATGGTTCAAGAAGACTATCATAGGCAGAACCCATACCACAATGCTGTCCATGCTGCTGACGTGACTCAGGCCATGCACTGTTACTTAAAGGAGCCCAAG CTTTCGAAGTCCCTCACCTCCTGCGATATACTCCTGGGCATTTTGGCAGCGGCAACCCATGATCTGGACCACCCCGGTGTGAACCAGCCTTTCCTCATCAAAACTAATCATTACCTAGCTGCATTATACCAG AATACCTCAGTTCTGGAGAATCACCACTGGAGGTCCGCGGTTGGCCTGCTCCGAGAGTCTGGATTGTTCTCTCACCTTCCCTCTGAGGACAG GTTGGACATGGAGAGGCAGCTGGGGTCCCTGATTCTGGCCACTGACATCAGCAGACAGAATGAATACCTGTCGAAGTTCAGGGAACACTTGGACAGAGAGGACCTCTGCTTGGCAAACGCTGGCCACCGGCACTTTGTCCTCCAG ATGGCGCTGAAGTGCGCGGACATTTGTAACCCCTGCAGACCGTGGGAGCTGAGCAAACAGTGGAGTGAGAAAGTGACGGAAGAATTCTTCCACCAAG GAGATattgaaaagaaacacaaacttGAAGTCAGCCCACTATGTGACAGCCAAATGAATTCTGTTGGAAAAATTCAGATTG gcTTCATGACGTACGTGGTGGAGCCGCTTTTCGCCGAGTGGGCCCGCTTCTCGGACACGCGCCTGTCCCGGACCATGCTGGGCTACCTGGGCCTGAACAAGGCGAGCTGGAGCGGGCTGCTGCAGGAGCGGGCGGGGGCGGCCGAGGGGACGGACTCCGCCGCGACCGCAACCGCGCCGACGCCCGCGGACGACACAAACTCCAAAGTTTTACCTCAGGGAAGCAAAGAGTCCTGA
- the pde7a gene encoding high affinity cAMP-specific 3',5'-cyclic phosphodiesterase 7A isoform X3, producing MGIALIWSLIVVLIRWIFSKRRGAISYDSSDQTALYIRMLGDVRVRSRVGFEPERRGSHPYLSIDFRILHSQPESAGPVSARKIRRLLSFQRYLHSSRACRGVTPQNPLHILDHDYTGQAKCMLEKVGSWNFDIFLFDRLTNGNSLINLTFHLFNLYGLTELFQLDMVKLRRFLVMVQEDYHRQNPYHNAVHAADVTQAMHCYLKEPKLSKSLTSCDILLGILAAATHDLDHPGVNQPFLIKTNHYLAALYQNTSVLENHHWRSAVGLLRESGLFSHLPSEDRLDMERQLGSLILATDISRQNEYLSKFREHLDREDLCLANAGHRHFVLQMALKCADICNPCRPWELSKQWSEKVTEEFFHQGDIEKKHKLEVSPLCDSQMNSVGKIQIGFMTYVVEPLFAEWARFSDTRLSRTMLGYLGLNKASWSGLLQERAGAAEGTDSAATATAPTPADDTNSKVLPQGSKES from the exons GAGATGTGAGAGTGAGAAGCCGGGTTGGCTTTGAACCAGAACGAAGAGGCTCTCATCCCTACCTGTCCATCGATTTCCGAATTTTGCACT CGCAGCCCGAATCTGCAGGGCCCGTCTCTGCCCGGAAGATCCGCAGGCTGCTCAGCTTCCAGAGGTACCTGCACTCCTCCCGCGCGTGTCGCGGTGTGACCCCCCAGAACCCCCTCCACATCCTGGACCATGACTACACCGGCCAGGCCAAG TGTATGTTGGAGAAGGTTGGGAGCTGGAATTTCGATATATTTCTTTTTGATAGATTAACAAATG gaAATAGTCTTATCAACTTGACATTTCATTTGTTCAATCTGTATGGATTAACTGAGCTCTTCCAATTAGATATGGTAAAGCTTCGTAGATTTTTAG TGATGGTTCAAGAAGACTATCATAGGCAGAACCCATACCACAATGCTGTCCATGCTGCTGACGTGACTCAGGCCATGCACTGTTACTTAAAGGAGCCCAAG CTTTCGAAGTCCCTCACCTCCTGCGATATACTCCTGGGCATTTTGGCAGCGGCAACCCATGATCTGGACCACCCCGGTGTGAACCAGCCTTTCCTCATCAAAACTAATCATTACCTAGCTGCATTATACCAG AATACCTCAGTTCTGGAGAATCACCACTGGAGGTCCGCGGTTGGCCTGCTCCGAGAGTCTGGATTGTTCTCTCACCTTCCCTCTGAGGACAG GTTGGACATGGAGAGGCAGCTGGGGTCCCTGATTCTGGCCACTGACATCAGCAGACAGAATGAATACCTGTCGAAGTTCAGGGAACACTTGGACAGAGAGGACCTCTGCTTGGCAAACGCTGGCCACCGGCACTTTGTCCTCCAG ATGGCGCTGAAGTGCGCGGACATTTGTAACCCCTGCAGACCGTGGGAGCTGAGCAAACAGTGGAGTGAGAAAGTGACGGAAGAATTCTTCCACCAAG GAGATattgaaaagaaacacaaacttGAAGTCAGCCCACTATGTGACAGCCAAATGAATTCTGTTGGAAAAATTCAGATTG gcTTCATGACGTACGTGGTGGAGCCGCTTTTCGCCGAGTGGGCCCGCTTCTCGGACACGCGCCTGTCCCGGACCATGCTGGGCTACCTGGGCCTGAACAAGGCGAGCTGGAGCGGGCTGCTGCAGGAGCGGGCGGGGGCGGCCGAGGGGACGGACTCCGCCGCGACCGCAACCGCGCCGACGCCCGCGGACGACACAAACTCCAAAGTTTTACCTCAGGGAAGCAAAGAGTCCTGA